In Zingiber officinale cultivar Zhangliang chromosome 9B, Zo_v1.1, whole genome shotgun sequence, the genomic window ATCGTCACTTACTACACCTCGACTCTGCTCGCTGACTGCTACCGCTCCGGCGATGCCGCCGGGAAGCGCAACTACAACTACATGGACGCGGTTCAGTCCTACCTCGGTGAGTTCGCCCACCTCTTCCGGCGATCTCCGACGTCGCTAACCATTTTTCTCCTTGACTTATGCAACAGGTGGGTTTAAAGTCAAGGCCTGTGGCCTCATCCAGTACGCCAACCTCTTCGGCGTCGCCATCGGATACACCATCGCCGCGTCCATTAGCATGCTGTGAGTCGAGCGCCGAAATGACGACTTCTGGATGCAAATTTCTTCCTCGTTCGTTCCatgttttaatttttcattgcTTCGGTTCCATTTCCATGAAACAGGGCCATCAGGAGGTCGAATTGCTTCCACGAGAAAGGCCACAAGAACCCATGCCACGCCTCCAGCACCCCTTACATGATCATCTTCGGCGTCGTGGAGATCTTCATGTCCCAAATCCCCGACTTCGATCAGATTTGGTGGCTCTCCATCGTCGCCGCCGTCATGTCCTTCACCTACTCCTCCACCGGTCTCGGCCTCGGCATCGCGCAAGTCGTCGGTACGCCACCAAAATCACAATCATTTCATGCGCGATCTCATCTCCTCTGTTTTAATTTGCTTTTCGAACAGAGAACGGGGGTTTCAAAGGGAGCCTCACCGGAGTCAGCGTCGGCGTTATCTCTCCTACCCAAAAGGTGTGGCGCAGCCTCCAGGCCTTCGGCGACATCGCCTTCGCCTACTCCTTCTCCCTCGTCCTCATTGAAATCCAGGACACCATCAAAGCGCCGCCGCCGTCGGAGGCGAAGGTGATGAAGAAGGCGTCGATGGTGAGCATCATCACGACGACGGTCTTCTACATGCTGTGCGGGTGCATGGGCTACGCGGCCTTCGGGGACGAGGCGCCGGGCAACCTACTCACCGGCTTCGGCTTCTACGACCCTTTCTGGCTCCTCGACGTCGCCAACGCCGCCATCGTCATCCACCTCGTCGGAGCCTACCAGGTCTTCTGCCAGCCTCTGTTCGCCTTCGTCGAGAATTGGGCGTCCGCCAAATGGCCCGAATCCGGGTTCGTCAAGCGAGAGATCTCGTTCCCGGTGACGCCTACGAAGCGGTACCGGCTGAGACTTTTCAGAATGGTCTGGCGGACGGCGTTCGTGGTGGTGACCACCGTGATCTCAATGCTGCTGCCGTTCTTCAACGACGTCGTGGGGCTGCTGGGCGCGCTCGGCTTCTGGCCGCTCACGGTGTACTTCCCGGTGGAGATGTACATAGTGCAGAAGAGGATCCCGAGGTGGAGCACGCAGTGGGTGTGCCTGCAATTGCTGAGCATGGCCTGCCTGGTGATCACCGTCGCAGCGACCGTCGGCTCCGTCGCCGGGATCGTGACCGACCTGCAGGTCTACCGACCATTTAAGACTAgctattaattagttaattaattaaccaaagacaaaaaaaaaaaaaaaaaaaaaaagagagagagagagggaattTTTTATACCAGTGTTGTTCAGCGttgaaaaatctaaatttagatCGATATACCGGTGCTCAATTTTCGAATTTTCAGTAACAAAAATGCGAAATATATAAAATTCTCCGACACCAGaatctaaaatttaaataaaaatttaaaaaactcataataaaaatttaaaaaactcatAATAAGCGTCGAGTTCGAGTGCCAAGTGTCCGGCATGTGCTAAGTCAGAATTTTATATGTATATGtgaatttattataaaatttctttACACGGATAATCCGGATTACATGCCAcgtgtaaattttttaaaaaaatatggataAAAAGTTGGTGCACTACTCTTAAACACTTAGAAAATGGCACGTGGAAAGGCCAATTAAATGTAGGACACGTGTTAGACAGTATGTTAGTCAAATTAACGTGGAAGGTAAAATGCTTTCCGTTGGGAATAGCTTAAGGATTAGACGATTAGTCATTTAGTCTAGTGATCCACCAATTAGTGTAGCCTAAACTAAAGCTAATTTTTATCTTTTTGTTCATTAACCGGCCAAACTGTTACAGataatataattcaaataataaatttatttgacGTACCAAGATGACAAGGATACGAATTCAAATTGATTTATCTTAACTGTTAAATTATACTTATCAGACTTATTATCAACAATATAATTTATCAAATTAACAGTTATTATATTCTGATTACAAGAGTCCATCTCTGGTTCAATCCtatttaatttcataaaattgaCAACGTTGGTCTTCAAAGTGAGTTTTGCATTTGAAGACGAAAGAGAAAGATGTTAGATCTGTCATAATATGAACATTGAGTTTGTTCAGAGAGCGATAAAACTCAATCAATAATGTATCTTTAATTTCGTAAATTACCATGAGAAACTTTAGGCGGATAAACTTGCAGAAGGCCAGAAGTCAATATTGTTAATAATATTTACAgcagggaaaaaaaaaaaataagagaagagTAGGAAGGAGAGATTCTGCAGCCTAATTAATTGAAAGCCAGTGGCGCCTCGCTCTCGCGCGAGTTCCGAGACGAATCATCACCGCCGTCGACCGGCGAGACTTTGTTATTGGGGACGGGAGCGACGGCGGCGGCTCGCAGCGGCGGCCTTTCGACGTCGCCAATCTTGGTGCACCGGTAGGTGCAGGTGGCGAGCCAGAAGAGCCAGGGGATGGCGACGAGGGACATGCCGGCGACGGGGAACCACGCCGTGTCGGGTGACTCCGGCTGCGCGATGTAGAACACGAGCAGGGCGCCGCCGGCGAGCAGCGCCAGGAAAAGGGAGCAGGACACGAACCACACGCAGCGGCGGCGGGCTGTTCCTCCCTCTTCCGGCGGCGGCTGCATCGATCGAGGTTGGCTTCTCGATGATTTGCACGCACGGCTCGATCAGATCACATGATTTGCATGCACGGCACTGGTTCACAATTATGATCGATCAATTGGTAATGGTGATCATGGCCGGAGGAAGAAAGGGATGACAGGGTGTTATTGGGGTAATTAATGGAGGTCAAAAGAAGTGGTGTTCCTGTTCGAGTGGAGGTATTATTTTGATGGTTATTACGTAAAGAGAACGAGAGAAAGAGATAAAAGGGCGGGACACAATCGCGCTATTAGCGTGCATGATACAAAAGATTCACCAATATAATCTTCCATATGTGGAATTAATacaaaagtttgaaaattttgaagcaTACAATGAGAAAAATATTACAAATGGatgtcattatatatatatatcaggttTCCTAGAATTTAACTTAAAGAATAAAATGTATATTATTTcacaaattggaaaaagaaaatgtataTATAAAACGATGTGTAACTATGCAAAGGCCATCAGGAGTATTTTATGCCTCGACATACTTTAGAGGTATTCCTTCATATCTTACACTATTCTCATCAGCATGCTTAGGCTGTCGCAGAGATAGGGATCGTGACAAAACTGCACAGCAAAATACGTACATTTGAGTTCTTCAATCAGAATGGTAAGGTGtaatattttctaaaaagaaaACAATGTGTATATACCAAATGAACCATCATCAGTCATGTCCTTTGTCTGGTGAAGCAGAAATGTGCCAGAAAGAATTGTCACAAAACCACACATCTCCGTGACAATTCGTGTGGGGTTTTGTCGATCCCAATCCTGCAATAGAAGTATATATATGAAGAAATTCATTAGACCATATATATAAAAGCCAAATGAAAGCTACATATGCTGATATGTAGAATATTAATCAGCAAGAAaggtaacaattttttttttaattttcaatagtaCCGGTGGCATACAAATTACATACATCATAATTTCTACCTTATGAAAGGGTTTCCtagtgatatttatttttttactagTGATGCATTAAGTATTTGAATTATCAACACTAGGAATTAGCTCTTGTCACATATCCCGAGGAAAAGTCGGATTTAAATCATATTGATTCTATTGTACGCAATCTTACCATGCATTACAAGAGGTTATTTTCAAGACTCGAACTCATGACCAGAGCCACATAACAATCATTTTACCATTACGTCAAAACTCTCCTTTATTGTATCATATCATATATTTCTTAAATTTAATGTCCTAATTTATATACCATATATTAACACATCAATCAATAAGTGGAGCAATGAACTTTATTGATATTTAGCTTGAACAAACCATCAAATGTGTAGCTTTTGCCATTATATGCCCCACAAACTTGCCCGGCTTAAATATAAGTTTAACATTGTATTTATTATGTTACTGAATACTAAATCTCTCCTAACA contains:
- the LOC122022803 gene encoding uncharacterized protein LOC122022803, which gives rise to MQPPPEEGGTARRRCVWFVSCSLFLALLAGGALLVFYIAQPESPDTAWFPVAGMSLVAIPWLFWLATCTYRCTKIGDVERPPLRAAAVAPVPNNKVSPVDGGDDSSRNSRESEAPLAFN
- the LOC122024346 gene encoding amino acid permease 3-like; its protein translation is MSEEDMRYQQPGFAPMNVSLELGDGHQAINGGSKTYDDDGRPKRTGTLWTASAHIVTAVIGSGVLSLAWAIGQLGWVAGPVVMLLFSIVTYYTSTLLADCYRSGDAAGKRNYNYMDAVQSYLGGFKVKACGLIQYANLFGVAIGYTIAASISMLAIRRSNCFHEKGHKNPCHASSTPYMIIFGVVEIFMSQIPDFDQIWWLSIVAAVMSFTYSSTGLGLGIAQVVENGGFKGSLTGVSVGVISPTQKVWRSLQAFGDIAFAYSFSLVLIEIQDTIKAPPPSEAKVMKKASMVSIITTTVFYMLCGCMGYAAFGDEAPGNLLTGFGFYDPFWLLDVANAAIVIHLVGAYQVFCQPLFAFVENWASAKWPESGFVKREISFPVTPTKRYRLRLFRMVWRTAFVVVTTVISMLLPFFNDVVGLLGALGFWPLTVYFPVEMYIVQKRIPRWSTQWVCLQLLSMACLVITVAATVGSVAGIVTDLQVYRPFKTSY